The Streptomyces europaeiscabiei genome window below encodes:
- the fabG gene encoding 3-oxoacyl-ACP reductase FabG, whose protein sequence is MTRTPTARSVLVTGGNRGIGLAVARRFATVGDRVTVTYRGDEPPASEGFLAVRCDVTDSGQVDRAFKEAEAAHGPVTVLIANAGVTQDRLLVRMTEADFTSVLDTNLTGAFRVAQRAIRGMLRTGHGRIVLVSSTAALRGAPGQTNYAAAKAGLVGFARSLTQELGPRDITCNVVAPGLTETDMSRALTPDQRRELLRTTPAGRPATPEEVAEAVAFLADAGYVRGAVIPVDGGAGLGH, encoded by the coding sequence GCGGGAACAGGGGCATAGGGCTCGCCGTCGCCCGCCGTTTCGCGACGGTCGGCGACCGGGTCACGGTGACCTACCGAGGCGACGAGCCCCCCGCCTCCGAGGGATTCCTCGCCGTGCGGTGCGATGTGACGGACAGCGGGCAGGTCGACCGGGCCTTCAAGGAGGCCGAGGCGGCCCACGGGCCGGTCACCGTCCTGATCGCCAACGCGGGCGTCACCCAGGACCGGCTCCTGGTGCGGATGACCGAGGCCGACTTCACCTCCGTCCTCGACACCAACCTCACCGGAGCCTTCCGCGTCGCCCAGCGCGCGATACGGGGCATGCTCCGCACGGGCCACGGCCGTATCGTCCTGGTCTCCTCCACGGCCGCCCTGCGCGGCGCCCCCGGCCAGACCAACTACGCGGCGGCGAAGGCCGGCCTCGTCGGCTTCGCCCGCTCCCTCACCCAGGAACTCGGCCCCCGCGACATCACCTGCAACGTCGTCGCCCCCGGCCTCACCGAGACCGACATGAGCCGCGCCCTCACCCCGGACCAGCGCCGCGAACTGCTGCGAACCACCCCCGCCGGACGCCCGGCCACCCCCGAGGAGGTCGCCGAGGCGGTGGCCTTCCTGGCCGACGCCGGATACGTACGCGGCGCCGTGATCCCGGTCGACGGGGGCGCCGGGCTGGGGCACTGA
- the pgi gene encoding glucose-6-phosphate isomerase translates to MNAESRTRLDQTPEWTALAEHREQQGEVQLRELFAADPGRGAGYTLEVGDLHVDYSKHLVTDETLRLLRELAAATDVFGLRDAMFRGEKINTTEDRAVLHTALRAPRDAVIEVDGENVVPGVHAVLDRMGGFAERIRSGAWTGHTGRRIKNVVNIGIGGSDLGPAMAYEVLRSFTDRDLTVRFVSNVDGADLHEAVRDLDAAETLFIIASKTFTTIETITNATSARDWLLTELKAGPEAVAKHFVALSTNAGKVSDFGIDTANMFEFWDWVGGRYSYDSAIGLSLMIAIGPDRFREMLDGFHLVDEHFRTAPAESNVPLLLGLLGIWYGNFHDAQSHAVLPYSHYLSKFTAYLQQLDMESNGKYVGRDGVPVEWQTGPVVWGTPGTNGQHAYYQLIHQGTKLIPADFIGFAEPVAELGDALKAQHDLLMANFFAQTQALAFGKTPDEVRAEGVPDELVPHKTFKGNHPTTTILAKELTPSVLGQLIALYEHKVFVQGAVWNIDSFDQWGVELGKVLAKRVEPALTEGAEVPGLDESTKALVAKYRALRGRR, encoded by the coding sequence ATGAACGCAGAAAGCCGTACCAGGCTCGACCAGACGCCCGAGTGGACCGCGCTGGCCGAGCACCGGGAGCAGCAGGGTGAGGTGCAGCTGCGCGAACTGTTCGCGGCCGACCCGGGGCGTGGCGCCGGGTACACGCTGGAGGTCGGCGATCTGCACGTCGACTACTCCAAGCATCTGGTCACCGACGAGACGCTGCGGCTGTTGCGCGAGCTGGCCGCCGCGACCGACGTGTTCGGACTGCGGGACGCCATGTTCCGCGGCGAGAAGATCAACACCACCGAGGACCGGGCCGTCCTGCACACCGCGCTGCGCGCCCCGCGCGACGCGGTGATCGAGGTCGACGGCGAGAACGTGGTGCCGGGTGTGCACGCCGTTCTCGACCGGATGGGCGGCTTCGCCGAGCGCATCCGCTCCGGCGCGTGGACCGGTCACACCGGCCGGCGCATCAAGAACGTCGTCAACATCGGCATCGGTGGCTCCGACCTGGGCCCGGCGATGGCGTACGAGGTGCTGCGCTCCTTCACCGACCGCGATCTGACCGTCCGCTTCGTGTCGAACGTGGACGGTGCCGACCTGCACGAGGCGGTACGGGACCTGGACGCGGCGGAGACGCTCTTCATCATCGCCTCGAAGACGTTCACCACGATCGAGACGATCACCAACGCGACCTCCGCGCGCGATTGGCTGCTCACCGAACTGAAGGCCGGCCCCGAGGCCGTCGCCAAGCACTTCGTGGCGCTGTCGACGAACGCCGGGAAGGTGTCGGACTTCGGCATCGACACGGCCAACATGTTCGAGTTCTGGGACTGGGTCGGCGGGCGGTACTCGTACGACTCGGCGATCGGGCTGTCCCTGATGATCGCGATCGGTCCGGACCGCTTCCGGGAGATGCTCGACGGGTTCCACCTGGTCGACGAGCACTTCCGGACGGCGCCCGCCGAGTCCAATGTGCCGCTGCTGCTGGGCCTGTTGGGCATCTGGTACGGCAACTTCCACGACGCCCAGTCGCACGCGGTGCTGCCGTACAGCCACTACCTGTCCAAGTTCACGGCCTACCTGCAGCAGTTGGACATGGAGTCCAACGGCAAGTACGTGGGCCGGGACGGGGTGCCGGTGGAGTGGCAGACCGGGCCGGTGGTGTGGGGCACGCCGGGGACGAACGGGCAGCACGCGTACTACCAGTTGATCCACCAGGGCACCAAGCTGATCCCGGCGGACTTCATCGGTTTCGCCGAGCCGGTCGCCGAGCTCGGCGACGCGCTCAAGGCCCAGCACGACCTCCTCATGGCCAACTTCTTCGCCCAGACCCAGGCGCTGGCCTTCGGCAAGACGCCGGACGAGGTGCGGGCGGAAGGGGTGCCGGACGAGCTGGTTCCGCACAAGACGTTCAAGGGGAACCACCCGACGACCACGATCCTGGCGAAGGAACTGACCCCGTCGGTCCTCGGCCAGCTGATCGCGCTGTACGAGCACAAGGTGTTCGTGCAGGGTGCCGTCTGGAACATCGACTCCTTCGACCAGTGGGGCGTCGAGCTGGGCAAGGTCCTCGCGAAGCGGGTGGAACCGGCGTTGACGGAGGGCGCCGAGGTGCCGGGCCTCGACGAGTCCACGAAGGCGCTGGTCGCCAAGTACCGGGCGCTGCGCGGACGGCGGTAG
- a CDS encoding MFS transporter, with product MTVAERGTAAAYRGAFLRLWSAAVLSSFGDALRTAALPLLAVTLTDEPLLVASVAACGYVPWLLFGLLGGAVADRVDQRRAMWTVDVARGLLMAGFAVAVALDHASIALLIALAFALTTLQTLFDNAATALLPALVSRDALGSANARLMTGQRIAGGLVAAPLVPLLLAAGAAVPFAADALTYLVAAALVASLGAAPPERDPRPAGSTLRAEIAAGLRTLWRDRALRGLCAATALCNVGMGALIATLVLLVTGWLDAGNAGFAAVTTAYTVGGLAGGAVNGRLVARVGQVRAVLLAGGVQIGALVVMGSVRSLTALAVSLAVFGAMGMVWNVNTTTLMQQRVPVDLLGRVGSAFRTVGVAGAPLGALLGGAVATVGGANTPVLLAAAFFVLSVAALIPALRADVSVVEPDDRGTTARVPS from the coding sequence GTGACGGTGGCCGAGCGGGGGACAGCGGCCGCGTACCGAGGAGCGTTCTTACGGCTGTGGAGCGCGGCCGTGCTCTCCAGCTTCGGGGACGCACTGCGTACGGCCGCGCTGCCGCTGCTCGCGGTGACGTTGACGGACGAGCCGCTTCTCGTCGCCTCGGTCGCGGCCTGTGGTTATGTGCCGTGGCTCCTCTTCGGGTTGCTCGGCGGTGCCGTCGCCGACCGGGTGGACCAGCGGCGGGCCATGTGGACGGTGGACGTGGCGCGCGGTCTGCTCATGGCGGGCTTCGCGGTGGCCGTGGCCCTCGACCACGCCTCGATCGCCCTGCTGATCGCCCTCGCCTTCGCCCTGACCACACTCCAGACACTCTTCGACAACGCGGCCACGGCCCTGCTGCCCGCCCTGGTGAGCCGGGACGCCCTGGGCAGCGCCAACGCCCGGCTGATGACCGGCCAACGGATCGCGGGCGGGCTGGTGGCCGCGCCGCTCGTCCCGCTGCTGCTGGCCGCAGGAGCCGCCGTCCCCTTCGCGGCGGACGCCCTGACCTACCTGGTCGCCGCCGCCCTCGTGGCCTCGCTCGGCGCCGCCCCGCCCGAGCGGGACCCCCGTCCCGCGGGCAGCACCCTGCGCGCGGAGATCGCCGCCGGGTTGCGCACGCTGTGGCGGGACCGGGCCCTGCGCGGGCTGTGCGCCGCGACCGCGCTGTGCAACGTCGGCATGGGCGCCCTCATCGCCACGCTGGTGCTGCTGGTGACCGGCTGGCTGGACGCGGGCAACGCCGGGTTCGCGGCGGTGACGACCGCGTACACGGTGGGCGGCCTCGCCGGGGGAGCGGTGAACGGTCGGCTGGTGGCCCGGGTCGGGCAGGTGCGTGCCGTGCTGCTGGCCGGTGGGGTGCAGATCGGGGCACTCGTCGTGATGGGCTCCGTGCGCAGCCTGACGGCGCTCGCGGTGAGCCTCGCCGTGTTCGGGGCCATGGGAATGGTGTGGAACGTCAACACCACGACCCTCATGCAGCAGCGAGTGCCCGTCGACCTGCTCGGTCGTGTCGGCTCCGCCTTTCGGACGGTCGGGGTGGCCGGGGCGCCCCTAGGCGCGCTGTTGGGCGGGGCGGTCGCCACGGTCGGGGGAGCGAACACGCCGGTGCTGCTCGCCGCTGCCTTCTTCGTCCTGTCCGTCGCCGCGCTGATACCGGCGCTCAGGGCGGACGTATCTGTTGTCGAGCCGGACGACCGGGGGACGACAGCTCGTGTTCCTTCGTGA
- a CDS encoding RNA polymerase-binding protein RbpA, which translates to MASGNAIRGSRVGAGPMGEAERGESAPRLRISFWCSNRHETQPSFASDAQVPDTWDCPRCGFPAGQDRDNPPDPPRTEPYKTHLAYVRERRSDADGEAILAEALAKLRGEI; encoded by the coding sequence GTGGCAAGTGGCAACGCGATCCGAGGAAGCCGGGTCGGGGCGGGGCCGATGGGCGAAGCCGAGCGCGGCGAGTCCGCACCCCGGCTGCGCATCTCCTTCTGGTGCTCCAACCGACACGAGACCCAGCCGAGTTTCGCCAGCGACGCACAGGTCCCCGACACCTGGGACTGCCCGCGCTGCGGCTTCCCGGCCGGACAGGACCGGGACAACCCGCCGGACCCACCGCGCACCGAGCCCTACAAGACGCACCTCGCGTATGTGCGGGAGCGTCGCAGCGACGCGGACGGCGAGGCGATCCTCGCCGAGGCGCTCGCCAAACTGCGGGGTGAAATCTAG
- the secG gene encoding preprotein translocase subunit SecG translates to MGFSIALIVFSLLMMLLVLMHKGKGGGLSDMFGGGMQSSVGGSSVAERNLDRITVVVGLLWFACIVVLGILMKVTN, encoded by the coding sequence ATGGGGTTCTCGATCGCCCTGATCGTGTTCAGCCTGCTGATGATGCTGCTGGTGCTGATGCACAAGGGCAAGGGCGGCGGCCTCTCCGACATGTTCGGTGGCGGTATGCAGTCCTCCGTCGGCGGCTCCTCGGTCGCCGAGCGCAACCTCGACCGGATCACCGTCGTGGTCGGTCTGCTGTGGTTCGCGTGCATTGTCGTGCTGGGCATCCTGATGAAGGTCACCAACTGA
- the tpiA gene encoding triose-phosphate isomerase yields MAGNWKMNLNHLEAIAHVQKLAFALADKDYEACEVAVLPPFTDLRSVQTLVDGDKLKIKYGAQDVSAHDSGAYTGEISGPMLAKLKCTFVAIGHSERRQYHDETDEIVNAKVKAAYKHGLTPILCVGEELEVREAGNHVSHTLAQVEGGLKDVPAEHAETVVVAYEPVWAIGTGKVCGADDAQEVCAAIRGKLAELYSQETADRIRIQYGGSVKAGNVAEIMAQADIDGALVGGASLDADEFVKIVRFRDQ; encoded by the coding sequence ATGGCGGGCAACTGGAAGATGAACCTCAACCACCTCGAGGCCATCGCGCACGTCCAGAAGCTCGCCTTCGCCCTCGCCGACAAGGACTACGAGGCCTGTGAGGTCGCGGTCCTGCCGCCCTTCACCGACCTGCGCTCGGTCCAGACCCTGGTCGACGGCGACAAGCTCAAGATCAAGTACGGCGCCCAGGACGTCTCGGCGCACGACTCGGGCGCCTACACCGGTGAGATCTCCGGTCCGATGCTCGCGAAGCTCAAGTGCACGTTCGTGGCGATCGGCCACTCCGAGCGCCGCCAGTACCACGACGAGACCGACGAGATCGTCAACGCGAAGGTCAAGGCCGCCTACAAGCACGGCCTCACCCCGATCCTGTGCGTCGGCGAGGAGCTGGAGGTCCGCGAGGCGGGCAACCACGTCTCCCACACGCTCGCCCAGGTCGAGGGCGGCCTCAAGGACGTGCCCGCCGAGCACGCCGAGACCGTCGTGGTCGCCTACGAGCCCGTCTGGGCCATCGGCACCGGCAAGGTCTGCGGCGCCGACGACGCCCAGGAGGTCTGCGCGGCCATCCGGGGCAAGCTCGCCGAGCTGTACTCCCAGGAGACCGCCGACCGGATCCGCATCCAGTACGGCGGCTCGGTCAAGGCCGGCAACGTCGCCGAGATCATGGCCCAGGCCGACATCGACGGCGCTCTCGTCGGCGGTGCCTCCCTGGACGCGGACGAGTTCGTCAAGATCGTGCGCTTCCGCGACCAGTGA
- a CDS encoding phosphoglycerate kinase, which yields MKTIDELLAEPVAGKRVFVRADLNVPLDGTTITDDGRIRAVLPTVKALAEAGARVVVASHLGRPKGAPDPAFSLAPAAARLGELLGADVAFATDTVGESAATTVAGLADGQVAVVENLRFNAGETSKDDAERGAFADRLAALADVYVGDGFGAVHRKHASVFDLPARLPHYAGYLIATEVGVLKKLTDDVQRPYVVALGGAKVSDKLAVIDQLLGKADRILIGGGMAYTFLKAKGYEIGGSLLQEDQLAAVTEYVERAERTGVELVLPVDAVVAPAFPDLKSKAPADATAVAADAMPADRMGLDIGPDSGTLYASKIADAATVFWNGPMGVFEHPDFAEGTKAVAQALLDSKAFTVVGGGDSAAAVRILGFDENAFGHISTGGGASLEYLEGKTLPGLAALED from the coding sequence ATGAAGACGATCGACGAACTCCTCGCCGAGCCAGTAGCCGGCAAGCGGGTCTTCGTCCGCGCCGACCTCAATGTGCCGCTCGACGGCACGACCATCACCGACGACGGCCGCATCCGCGCCGTGCTGCCCACCGTCAAGGCGCTGGCCGAGGCGGGCGCGCGTGTCGTCGTCGCCTCCCACCTGGGCCGCCCCAAGGGCGCCCCGGACCCGGCCTTCTCCCTCGCCCCGGCCGCCGCGCGCCTCGGTGAACTCCTCGGCGCCGACGTGGCGTTCGCGACGGACACGGTGGGTGAGTCCGCCGCCACCACGGTCGCGGGCCTCGCCGACGGTCAGGTCGCCGTCGTCGAGAACCTCCGCTTCAACGCCGGTGAGACGTCCAAGGACGACGCCGAGCGCGGCGCGTTCGCGGACCGGTTGGCCGCCCTCGCCGACGTCTACGTGGGCGACGGCTTCGGCGCGGTACACCGCAAGCACGCCTCGGTCTTCGACCTGCCGGCCCGACTGCCGCACTACGCCGGGTACCTCATCGCCACCGAGGTCGGCGTCCTGAAGAAGCTCACCGACGACGTCCAGCGCCCCTATGTGGTCGCGCTCGGCGGCGCCAAGGTGTCCGACAAGCTCGCGGTCATCGACCAGCTCCTCGGCAAGGCCGACCGCATCCTCATCGGCGGCGGCATGGCGTACACCTTCCTCAAGGCCAAGGGCTACGAGATCGGCGGCTCCCTCCTGCAGGAGGACCAGCTCGCCGCGGTCACCGAGTACGTGGAGCGCGCGGAGCGGACCGGTGTCGAGCTGGTCCTGCCCGTCGACGCCGTCGTCGCGCCCGCGTTCCCGGACCTGAAGAGCAAGGCTCCGGCCGACGCCACCGCGGTCGCCGCGGACGCCATGCCGGCCGACCGGATGGGCCTGGACATCGGTCCGGACTCCGGCACGCTGTACGCCTCGAAGATCGCCGACGCCGCCACCGTCTTCTGGAACGGCCCCATGGGCGTCTTCGAGCACCCCGATTTCGCCGAGGGCACCAAGGCGGTCGCCCAGGCACTCCTCGATTCAAAGGCCTTCACGGTCGTCGGCGGCGGCGACTCCGCCGCGGCCGTGCGCATCCTGGGCTTCGACGAGAACGCATTCGGCCACATCTCGACCGGTGGTGGCGCTTCCCTCGAATACCTCGAGGGCAAGACGCTCCCCGGGCTCGCCGCACTGGAGGACTGA
- the gap gene encoding type I glyceraldehyde-3-phosphate dehydrogenase, whose protein sequence is MTIRVGINGFGRIGRNYFRALLEQGADIEIVAVNDLGDTATTAHLLKYDTILGRLKAEVSHTADTITVDGHTIKVLSERNPADIPWGELGVDIVIESTGIFTKKADAAKHLAGGAKKVLISAPAKDEDITIVMGVNQDKYDAANHHVISNASCTTNCVAPMAKVLDENFGIVKGLMTTVHAYTNDQRILDFPHSDLRRARAAAENIIPTTTGAAKATALVLPQLKGKLDGIAMRVPVPTGSATDLVVTLQREVTKDEVNAAFKKASEDGDLQGYLAYTEDEIVSSDIVSDPASCTFDSSLTMVQEGNTVKILGWYDNEWGYSNRLVDLTVFVGEQL, encoded by the coding sequence GTGACGATCCGCGTAGGCATCAACGGCTTTGGCCGCATCGGTCGTAACTACTTCCGCGCGCTGCTGGAGCAGGGTGCTGACATCGAGATCGTGGCTGTCAATGACCTGGGTGACACCGCGACCACCGCACACCTCCTGAAGTACGACACCATCCTGGGCCGCCTCAAGGCCGAGGTGTCGCACACCGCCGACACGATCACCGTGGACGGCCACACCATCAAGGTCCTCTCCGAGCGCAACCCCGCGGACATCCCGTGGGGCGAGCTGGGCGTCGACATCGTCATCGAGTCCACCGGCATCTTCACGAAGAAGGCCGACGCCGCGAAGCACCTCGCCGGCGGCGCCAAGAAGGTCCTCATCTCGGCTCCGGCCAAGGACGAGGACATCACCATCGTGATGGGCGTCAACCAGGACAAGTACGACGCGGCCAACCACCACGTCATCTCCAACGCCTCCTGCACCACCAACTGTGTGGCGCCGATGGCCAAGGTCCTCGACGAGAACTTCGGCATCGTCAAGGGCCTGATGACGACGGTCCACGCGTACACCAACGACCAGCGCATCCTGGACTTCCCGCACTCGGACCTGCGTCGCGCCCGCGCCGCCGCCGAGAACATCATCCCGACCACCACGGGTGCCGCGAAGGCCACCGCGCTGGTCCTCCCGCAGCTCAAGGGCAAGCTCGACGGCATCGCGATGCGCGTTCCGGTCCCGACCGGCTCGGCCACCGACCTGGTCGTGACGCTGCAGCGTGAGGTCACCAAGGACGAGGTCAACGCCGCGTTCAAGAAGGCCTCCGAGGACGGCGACCTCCAGGGCTACCTGGCCTACACCGAGGACGAGATCGTCTCCTCGGACATCGTCAGCGACCCGGCCTCCTGCACCTTCGACTCCTCCCTGACCATGGTCCAGGAGGGCAACACGGTGAAGATCCTCGGCTGGTACGACAACGAGTGGGGCTACTCCAACCGCCTCGTCGACCTCACGGTCTTCGTCGGCGAGCAGCTCTGA
- a CDS encoding M14 family metallopeptidase, which yields MRRRARSILAAGALLLGGGAGLAPLAQAAENDGSEAEEVKVFRAEVTKKQIPLLLAAGQDGHELSEQAPEKGTASVEVYLTDKQADALEGQGVKLKEHRLTSKAEARVAAAGDGVYRPYSGAGNIKEEILRTGQENPSLTKVVSLGKSLQGQDILAVKLTKDAKKTKDGAKPSVLYMSNQHAREWITPEMTRRLMHHYLDNYKTDKRIKKIVDTTELWFVISANPDGYDFTHRDAANRQWRKNVRDVNGDNAITVGDGVDLNRNFAYKWGYDNEGSSPFPTSETYRGGGPNSEPETKALDAFEKRIGFEYGINYHSAAELILYGVGWQVASPTPDDVLYEALAGTPENPAVPGYHPQLSSELYTTNGEADGHAANVNGTAMFTPEMSTCQTASSIDPDDAWKPEDCASVFTFPDDEKLIQQEFAKNIPFALSVAESAVTPDRPKSSVGIDAPDFTPASFTTSYSRGKKQEISVVARKSVDDKELKYRINGRGPTYGERLKSWKGGETFGGEDNLWFDEYRAKVREGEPGDKVEVWFTGETKSGKPTKSERFTYTVAERPKADTLVVAEEGATATQTQTYVDALKANKKKALVWDVATQGAPDALGVLEHFKQVVHYTGAVRPGVATQLELRSYLNEGGKLIEAGESAGGSVDLGGGTLSNDFSQYYLGAYSRTSLPDAKAFAGLSKLAGFSGTLGDAPGNPLNTAGSFGVTSDALPVETFPQFKSAGAGQYPGTVNPYGPYEGASMAAATHTDYAWNRLTRTIDLTSVSAADKPALRTQLLWSTEEGYDHALLEAHTAGADDWTTLPETGGATSTTVPTECEAGYFIQGHPALKRYLTLGAGGCTPTGTSGSWNSFTGASDGWQKVEFDLSAYAGKKVEVSLSYVTDPGSGGRGVLADNATVVIGGTPGAVEGFETSLGAWSVPGPPAGSPAVVKDWGLSGELFKTYGAVTTDDTVLLGFGLEQVPAAADRKALLGKALAALKN from the coding sequence ATGAGACGAAGAGCCAGATCGATCCTCGCCGCCGGCGCGCTCCTGCTGGGTGGTGGTGCGGGACTCGCACCGCTGGCCCAGGCTGCCGAGAACGACGGCTCCGAGGCGGAGGAAGTGAAGGTCTTCCGCGCCGAGGTGACGAAGAAGCAGATCCCGCTGCTGCTCGCGGCCGGGCAGGACGGTCACGAACTCAGCGAGCAGGCGCCGGAGAAGGGCACCGCGTCGGTCGAGGTCTACCTCACCGACAAGCAGGCGGATGCCCTCGAAGGGCAGGGCGTCAAGCTCAAGGAGCACCGGCTCACCAGCAAGGCGGAGGCGCGGGTGGCCGCCGCCGGTGACGGGGTCTACCGCCCGTACAGCGGCGCGGGCAACATCAAGGAGGAGATCCTCCGGACAGGCCAGGAGAACCCCTCCCTGACCAAGGTGGTCTCCCTCGGCAAGTCCCTCCAGGGCCAGGACATCCTCGCCGTCAAGCTGACCAAGGACGCGAAGAAGACCAAGGACGGCGCCAAGCCCTCCGTGCTGTACATGTCCAACCAGCACGCGCGTGAGTGGATCACGCCGGAGATGACCCGGCGCCTGATGCACCACTACCTGGACAACTACAAGACGGACAAGCGGATCAAGAAGATCGTCGACACCACCGAGCTGTGGTTCGTGATCTCCGCCAACCCGGACGGCTACGACTTCACCCACCGCGACGCCGCCAACCGCCAGTGGCGCAAGAACGTGCGGGACGTCAACGGCGACAACGCCATCACCGTCGGCGACGGCGTCGACCTCAACCGCAACTTCGCCTACAAGTGGGGCTACGACAACGAGGGCTCGTCCCCGTTCCCCACCAGCGAGACCTACCGCGGCGGCGGCCCGAACTCGGAGCCCGAGACGAAGGCCCTGGACGCCTTCGAGAAGCGCATCGGCTTCGAGTACGGCATCAACTACCACTCGGCCGCCGAACTCATCCTCTACGGGGTCGGCTGGCAGGTGGCCAGCCCCACCCCGGACGACGTGCTCTACGAGGCGCTGGCCGGTACCCCGGAGAACCCCGCGGTCCCCGGCTACCACCCCCAGCTCTCCTCCGAGCTGTACACCACCAACGGTGAGGCGGACGGCCACGCGGCCAACGTCAACGGCACGGCGATGTTCACCCCCGAGATGTCGACCTGCCAGACCGCGTCGAGCATCGACCCGGACGACGCCTGGAAGCCCGAGGACTGCGCCTCCGTCTTCACGTTCCCGGACGACGAGAAGCTGATCCAGCAGGAGTTCGCGAAGAACATCCCGTTCGCGCTCTCCGTCGCCGAGTCCGCCGTCACGCCCGACCGGCCGAAGTCCTCGGTCGGCATCGACGCCCCCGACTTCACCCCGGCCTCCTTCACCACGTCGTACTCGCGCGGCAAGAAGCAGGAGATCTCCGTCGTCGCCCGCAAGTCCGTGGACGACAAGGAGCTGAAGTACCGGATCAACGGCCGCGGCCCTACCTACGGGGAGAGGCTCAAGTCCTGGAAGGGCGGCGAGACGTTCGGCGGTGAGGACAACCTGTGGTTCGACGAGTACCGGGCCAAGGTGCGCGAGGGTGAGCCCGGCGACAAGGTCGAGGTCTGGTTCACCGGCGAGACGAAGAGCGGCAAGCCCACGAAGAGTGAGCGCTTCACCTACACGGTCGCCGAACGCCCCAAGGCCGACACGCTCGTCGTCGCCGAGGAGGGCGCGACCGCGACCCAGACGCAGACCTACGTCGACGCGCTGAAGGCCAACAAGAAGAAGGCGCTCGTCTGGGACGTCGCGACCCAGGGCGCTCCCGACGCGCTCGGCGTACTGGAGCACTTCAAGCAGGTCGTGCACTACACGGGCGCCGTCCGTCCGGGCGTCGCCACCCAACTCGAACTGCGCTCCTACCTCAACGAGGGCGGCAAGCTGATCGAGGCGGGCGAGAGCGCCGGCGGCTCCGTCGACCTCGGCGGCGGCACCCTGTCGAACGACTTCAGCCAGTACTACCTGGGCGCCTACAGCCGTACCTCCCTGCCCGACGCCAAGGCCTTCGCGGGCCTGAGCAAGCTCGCCGGCTTCAGCGGAACGCTCGGCGACGCGCCCGGGAACCCGCTGAACACCGCCGGATCGTTCGGCGTCACCTCGGACGCCCTGCCCGTGGAGACGTTCCCGCAGTTCAAGAGCGCCGGCGCGGGCCAGTACCCCGGGACCGTCAACCCGTACGGCCCGTACGAGGGCGCGTCCATGGCGGCCGCCACGCACACCGACTACGCCTGGAACCGCCTCACCCGCACCATCGACCTCACCTCGGTGAGCGCGGCCGACAAGCCCGCCCTGCGCACCCAGCTCCTGTGGAGCACCGAGGAGGGCTACGACCACGCCCTTCTCGAGGCGCACACGGCAGGGGCGGACGACTGGACGACGCTGCCGGAGACCGGCGGCGCCACCTCCACCACCGTGCCCACCGAGTGCGAGGCCGGGTACTTCATCCAGGGCCACCCGGCCCTGAAGCGGTACCTGACCCTGGGCGCGGGCGGCTGCACGCCCACCGGCACCAGCGGCTCCTGGAACAGCTTCACCGGGGCCTCGGACGGCTGGCAGAAGGTCGAGTTCGACCTGTCCGCGTACGCCGGGAAGAAGGTCGAGGTCTCGCTCAGCTACGTGACCGACCCCGGCTCCGGCGGGCGCGGTGTCCTGGCCGACAACGCCACCGTCGTCATCGGCGGCACGCCCGGCGCGGTCGAGGGCTTCGAGACGTCGCTCGGTGCCTGGAGCGTCCCCGGACCGCCCGCGGGCAGTCCGGCGGTCGTGAAGGACTGGGGCCTGTCGGGTGAACTGTTCAAGACCTACGGCGCGGTCACCACGGACGACACGGTGCTGCTGGGCTTCGGCCTGGAGCAGGTCCCCGCGGCGGCCGACCGCAAGGCACTGCTCGGCAAGGCGCTGGCGGCCCTGAAGAACTGA